Proteins encoded in a region of the Bacteroidota bacterium genome:
- a CDS encoding VOC family protein has protein sequence MMQISQVHGAGGVLSADIAVPEHERERAFYVAILTTGDAPLWRDNLTNNLGTPIIGLGERTPELAAVPLQWMPHIQVADVAVSVAHALALGGTELMHGKTEEGQSQWAALVDPEGAAFGVVPAVPGDSDAAEQQGRQGRIAGLTLAVSDVRASRDFYRQVVGWTAKAVETQNGSLPDARFEMQASNGATVAHVRQRHAEDGSVSAAWLLHLPVDDLTESLRRVVAHGGEVMREPAGASVALVRDPVGVVLTLQAG, from the coding sequence ATGATGCAAATCTCCCAGGTCCATGGCGCCGGCGGTGTGCTCAGCGCCGACATCGCGGTGCCCGAGCACGAGCGCGAACGCGCGTTCTACGTCGCCATCCTCACAACGGGAGACGCCCCACTGTGGCGCGACAACCTGACGAATAACCTCGGCACGCCAATTATCGGTCTCGGCGAGCGTACGCCCGAGCTCGCCGCTGTGCCGTTGCAATGGATGCCACACATCCAAGTCGCGGACGTAGCCGTCAGCGTCGCCCACGCACTTGCTTTGGGTGGCACCGAGCTGATGCATGGCAAGACCGAGGAGGGACAGAGCCAGTGGGCCGCGCTGGTCGATCCCGAAGGGGCGGCCTTCGGTGTGGTCCCCGCCGTGCCAGGCGACTCGGATGCTGCCGAACAGCAAGGACGCCAGGGCCGCATCGCCGGGCTTACCCTGGCCGTGTCCGATGTACGGGCGAGTCGGGACTTCTATCGGCAGGTGGTAGGGTGGACGGCAAAAGCCGTGGAGACACAGAACGGTAGCCTTCCCGACGCTCGGTTCGAGATGCAGGCTAGCAACGGGGCCACCGTCGCGCACGTCCGGCAGCGCCACGCTGAAGACGGCAGCGTCTCGGCAGCGTGGCTGCTGCATCTCCCCGTCGACGACCTCACTGAGAGCTTGCGGCGGGTCGTGGCGCACGGGGGCGAGGTCATGCGGGAGCCCGCCGGGGCCAGCGTTGCCCTGGTCCGCGACCCGGTCGGCGTCGTGCTGACGCTGCAGGCTGGCTAG
- a CDS encoding glycosyl hydrolase yields MRRTRFVAQILLFAVALAAGCDSTTPTVLTSVLPDPQPEPDVAAMVAQIDTTADDRFAYAFEQTRFVPPPGQTLLIMGQTLQAADAFTASFPDAPPPAGWAAYWGIPSVEGLAAPMVNEHGDIHHHQALADRFPDTVLQSALWMVGTWDVAYRTAQGEFDSVIRAFSAWAKSVGRPIYLRIGYEFDGIHNELDPDEYVAAYRRFVDLTRAEGVDNVAFVWHSYGSPTYEGHPLSAWYPGDEYVDWVGISLFGHLYASRLNAEADAVFEFARTHKKPVMIAETSPVHGIRSVDAWDDWFVRFFSLTYRKNVKAISFINADWSNYPIAADLGWQDARLQNNRFVSEAWFTETSKERYLKASPELFETLGYTP; encoded by the coding sequence ATGAGACGAACGCGCTTTGTTGCCCAGATCCTGTTGTTCGCTGTCGCGCTGGCGGCAGGGTGCGACTCGACCACGCCGACGGTCCTCACGTCGGTGCTGCCCGACCCGCAGCCCGAGCCGGATGTCGCCGCTATGGTCGCGCAGATCGACACGACGGCGGACGATCGCTTCGCCTACGCGTTCGAGCAGACGAGATTCGTTCCGCCGCCGGGGCAGACGCTGCTCATCATGGGACAGACGCTCCAGGCTGCGGACGCGTTCACGGCGAGCTTTCCGGACGCGCCGCCACCGGCCGGATGGGCGGCCTACTGGGGCATCCCGAGCGTGGAGGGCCTCGCCGCGCCGATGGTCAACGAGCACGGCGACATCCACCACCACCAGGCCCTCGCGGACCGCTTCCCGGACACGGTGCTCCAGAGCGCGCTCTGGATGGTCGGCACGTGGGACGTCGCCTACCGGACCGCGCAGGGCGAGTTCGACTCCGTGATTCGCGCGTTCAGCGCGTGGGCGAAATCGGTCGGGCGACCCATCTATCTGCGCATTGGCTACGAGTTCGACGGCATCCACAACGAACTCGACCCCGACGAGTACGTCGCCGCCTACCGCCGATTTGTCGACCTCACACGCGCCGAGGGCGTCGACAACGTGGCGTTCGTGTGGCACTCCTACGGGTCGCCGACCTACGAGGGGCATCCCCTCTCGGCGTGGTATCCGGGCGACGAGTACGTGGACTGGGTCGGCATCTCGCTCTTCGGCCACCTCTACGCGAGCCGTCTCAATGCTGAGGCCGACGCCGTGTTCGAGTTCGCGCGGACGCACAAGAAGCCCGTCATGATCGCCGAGACGAGCCCCGTGCACGGCATCCGTAGCGTCGACGCCTGGGACGACTGGTTCGTGCGCTTCTTCTCGCTGACCTACCGGAAGAATGTGAAGGCGATCAGCTTCATCAACGCGGACTGGTCCAACTATCCGATTGCCGCCGATCTAGGCTGGCAGGACGCGCGGCTGCAGAACAACCGCTTCGTGTCCGAGGCTTGGTTCACCGAGACGAGCAAAGAGCGCTATCTCAAGGCATCGCCCGAGCTGTTCGAGACGCTGGGCTACACGCCGTAG
- a CDS encoding nuclear transport factor 2 family protein, protein MALVLLWGIPVQAQPSPAPEADVGTSGPLYDELARLDSLIFDASFVSCDAEAIMRLFTDDIEFYHDLTGASYGDEVRDDFRRLTSSCPRENGVTRELIAGSLEVYPMQDYGAVQRGVHRFTERGAATRTVAKFVHLWQRQDDGTWKISHVLSFDHRPEPIPAPDGDG, encoded by the coding sequence ATGGCACTCGTGCTGCTGTGGGGCATACCTGTCCAGGCGCAGCCGTCGCCCGCCCCGGAGGCCGATGTTGGCACGTCGGGACCGCTCTATGACGAGTTGGCGCGGTTGGATAGCCTCATCTTCGACGCTTCGTTCGTCTCCTGCGACGCCGAGGCGATCATGAGGCTCTTCACGGACGACATCGAGTTCTACCACGACCTGACCGGGGCCTCATACGGGGACGAGGTGCGGGACGATTTCCGCCGGCTCACGTCGTCGTGCCCCCGCGAGAATGGGGTCACGCGCGAACTCATCGCTGGCAGTCTGGAGGTCTACCCGATGCAGGACTACGGGGCCGTCCAGCGAGGCGTCCACCGCTTCACCGAGCGCGGCGCGGCGACGCGCACCGTCGCTAAGTTCGTTCACCTGTGGCAGCGCCAGGACGACGGCACGTGGAAGATCAGCCACGTGCTAAGTTTCGACCACCGCCCCGAACCGATCCCCGCACCCGATGGCGATGGGTGA
- a CDS encoding peptidylprolyl isomerase: protein MAQYSAPPALTIDTDSHYTATIETNKGTIVLELYPEYAPLTVNNFVFLAGEGFYDGVVFHRVISNFMVQGGDPTGTGRGGPGYRFRDEFDGNPLRHEAKVISMANAGPGTNGSQFFITHKPQPHLDNRHTVFGKVIEGAEVVDAIRQGDVMEKVTAEKAA, encoded by the coding sequence ATGGCCCAATACTCTGCGCCCCCCGCGCTCACCATCGACACGGACAGCCACTACACGGCGACCATCGAGACGAACAAAGGCACCATCGTCCTTGAGCTCTACCCCGAGTACGCGCCGCTGACCGTCAACAACTTCGTCTTCCTCGCGGGCGAGGGCTTCTACGACGGCGTCGTGTTCCACCGCGTGATCTCGAACTTCATGGTCCAGGGCGGCGACCCGACCGGCACGGGACGCGGCGGCCCTGGCTATCGGTTCAGGGACGAGTTCGACGGCAACCCACTGCGTCACGAAGCCAAGGTGATCTCGATGGCGAACGCTGGCCCCGGCACCAACGGCAGCCAGTTCTTCATCACCCACAAGCCCCAGCCGCACCTCGACAACCGGCACACGGTCTTCGGCAAGGTGATCGAAGGCGCGGAGGTCGTCGACGCGATCCGCCAGGGCGACGTGATGGAGAAGGTCACGGCTGAGAAGGCGGCGTAA
- a CDS encoding DUF2834 domain-containing protein, which yields MTPTPIPAPISSGQRTLLVVVTAAFTVLTILAVIGHGYAGILTYQFATWAGVQVLVDLVIACALFLVWLWHDAKALGRNPWPWIAITLFLGSFGPLLYLVTRKTTA from the coding sequence ATGACGCCTACGCCCATTCCCGCTCCAATCTCTTCCGGGCAGCGCACGCTCCTCGTCGTCGTAACAGCGGCCTTCACTGTGCTCACGATCCTCGCAGTCATCGGCCACGGCTATGCAGGCATCTTGACCTACCAGTTTGCGACGTGGGCTGGCGTCCAGGTGCTCGTCGACCTCGTGATCGCGTGCGCGCTCTTTCTGGTGTGGCTGTGGCACGACGCCAAGGCGCTCGGCCGCAACCCGTGGCCGTGGATCGCGATCACGCTCTTTCTCGGCTCGTTCGGACCGTTGCTCTACCTCGTCACTCGTAAGACGACAGCGTGA
- the glgB gene encoding 1,4-alpha-glucan branching protein GlgB, which yields MPHLTKDDFYFWNQGSHTRAYEKLGAHPQRGGTWFAVWAPNADYVAVVGSFNGWSTSENPLKKTDAGLWEGFVRGAKPGDAYKYHIGNRGATFEKTDPYAFALEAPDPDGHPIRGLSSIVTEIDGYAWQDADWMANRKGPETLGKPLSIYEVHLGSWMHKQHSQSMSYREIAEPLADHVEKLGFTHVELMPVQEHPYYGSWGYQVVGYFAPTHRYGSPEDFMYFVDTMHRRGIGVLLDWVPAHFATDPQGLGYFDGSPLYEYEDPIMRIHPDWGTYVFDYHKPGVKNFLVSNACFWFDKYHIDGLRFDAVASMLYRDYSRGNRWTPNMFGGRENLEAIDTLKQINETVYAEFPTAIMVAEESTAWPGVSRPTFEGGLGFLYKWNMGWMHDTLTYASKDPVYRQYDHHNLTFPFVYAFSERYALPLSHDEVVHGKGSIWGKMPGDPWQKAANMRLLYGHMVGHPGKKLLFMGQEWGQRGEWSHDNPLSWEQADEPLHAGVQRWTEDLFHLYREHPALWNDDGSGFYGIVTDDNANSVLAYTRTSAVESVADGEDAEEPKRLLFVFNFTPVPRENYRVGIPLAGRWREVINSDSEQYGGSNLGNAGGVEAVPIPSHGLPNSLVLTLPPLGVTVFEWEG from the coding sequence ATGCCGCATCTGACCAAGGACGACTTCTACTTCTGGAACCAGGGCAGCCACACTCGCGCCTACGAGAAGCTCGGCGCGCACCCGCAACGTGGAGGCACCTGGTTCGCCGTCTGGGCGCCCAACGCCGACTATGTCGCCGTCGTCGGGTCGTTCAACGGCTGGAGCACGTCCGAAAACCCGCTGAAGAAGACCGACGCCGGGCTCTGGGAAGGCTTCGTGCGCGGCGCGAAGCCAGGCGACGCCTACAAGTATCACATCGGCAACCGCGGCGCGACGTTCGAGAAGACCGACCCCTACGCCTTCGCGCTCGAAGCGCCCGACCCCGACGGGCACCCCATCCGCGGCCTCTCGTCGATCGTCACCGAGATCGACGGCTATGCCTGGCAGGATGCCGACTGGATGGCCAACCGCAAGGGCCCAGAGACGCTCGGCAAGCCCCTCTCGATCTACGAGGTGCACCTCGGCTCGTGGATGCACAAGCAGCACTCGCAGTCGATGTCGTACCGCGAGATCGCCGAGCCGCTCGCCGACCACGTCGAGAAGCTCGGCTTCACGCACGTCGAGCTGATGCCGGTGCAGGAGCACCCGTACTACGGCTCGTGGGGCTACCAGGTCGTCGGCTACTTCGCGCCGACGCACCGCTACGGCTCGCCGGAGGACTTCATGTACTTCGTCGACACGATGCACCGGCGCGGCATCGGCGTGCTGCTCGACTGGGTGCCCGCGCACTTCGCCACGGACCCGCAAGGCCTCGGCTACTTCGACGGGAGCCCGCTCTACGAGTACGAGGACCCCATCATGCGCATCCACCCGGACTGGGGCACCTACGTCTTCGACTACCACAAGCCCGGCGTCAAGAACTTCCTCGTCTCCAACGCCTGCTTCTGGTTCGACAAATACCACATCGACGGCCTCCGCTTCGACGCCGTGGCGAGCATGCTCTACCGCGACTACTCGCGCGGCAACCGCTGGACGCCCAACATGTTCGGCGGGCGCGAGAACCTCGAAGCCATCGACACGCTCAAGCAGATCAACGAGACGGTCTACGCGGAATTCCCGACGGCGATCATGGTCGCGGAGGAGTCGACGGCGTGGCCGGGCGTCTCGCGCCCCACGTTCGAGGGCGGCCTCGGCTTCCTCTACAAGTGGAACATGGGCTGGATGCACGACACGCTGACGTACGCGTCCAAAGACCCGGTCTACCGGCAGTACGACCACCACAACCTCACCTTCCCGTTCGTCTACGCGTTCAGCGAGCGCTATGCCCTTCCGCTCTCGCACGACGAGGTGGTCCACGGCAAGGGCTCCATCTGGGGCAAGATGCCCGGCGACCCCTGGCAGAAGGCGGCCAACATGCGGCTGCTCTACGGGCACATGGTCGGCCACCCCGGCAAGAAGCTGCTCTTCATGGGCCAGGAGTGGGGCCAGCGGGGCGAGTGGAGCCACGACAACCCGCTCAGCTGGGAGCAGGCCGACGAGCCGCTCCACGCGGGCGTCCAGCGCTGGACCGAGGACCTCTTCCACCTCTACCGCGAGCACCCCGCCCTCTGGAACGACGACGGCTCGGGCTTCTACGGCATCGTCACGGACGACAACGCCAACAGCGTCCTCGCCTACACCCGCACGAGCGCGGTCGAGAGCGTTGCTGACGGGGAAGACGCCGAGGAGCCCAAGCGGCTGCTCTTCGTGTTCAACTTCACGCCCGTCCCGCGCGAGAACTACCGCGTCGGCATCCCGCTCGCCGGCCGCTGGCGCGAGGTCATCAACTCCGACTCCGAACAGTACGGCGGCAGCAACCTTGGCAACGCGGGCGGCGTCGAGGCCGTCCCGATCCCGTCCCACGGCCTGCCCAACTCGCTCGTGCTCACGCTCCCGCCCCTCGGCGTGACCGTGTTCGAGTGGGAAGGCTAG
- a CDS encoding helix-turn-helix domain-containing protein, whose amino-acid sequence MTPFGSFLQTWRKTRRYSQLHLAGEAGVSARHLSFLETGRAQPSREMVERLGEALALPLGARNQLLSYAGFAARYSGYPWDADEMAPIRAAVAYMLHRHAPYPALALDRLWTVVRLNAPAEALYAHLGVGVGDSLLDLMVSEMMPERVENWPQVAHQAAHQLWNESAAQGGVPDLDRAAAHLAQQARHSVELGEAGLGPVTPTIYRYGDLRLSLFSTLSHFSTPRDAMLEDFKLELYFPADAGTKEALHAFAAAGPGVESETEQDCRQGKTGGRGERLTPPSQP is encoded by the coding sequence ATGACTCCCTTCGGCTCCTTCCTGCAAACGTGGCGCAAAACGCGTCGGTACAGCCAACTCCACCTCGCGGGCGAGGCGGGCGTGTCCGCGCGCCACCTGTCGTTTTTGGAGACGGGGCGTGCGCAGCCTAGTCGCGAGATGGTTGAGCGCCTCGGCGAGGCCCTCGCGCTGCCGCTCGGCGCGCGCAACCAGCTGCTGAGCTATGCCGGGTTCGCGGCACGCTACTCGGGCTACCCGTGGGACGCCGACGAGATGGCGCCCATCCGCGCTGCGGTGGCGTACATGCTCCACCGGCACGCGCCCTATCCAGCGCTCGCGCTCGACCGGCTCTGGACCGTCGTGCGCCTGAACGCCCCTGCCGAGGCGCTCTACGCGCACCTCGGCGTCGGGGTGGGCGACAGCCTGCTCGACCTGATGGTGTCCGAGATGATGCCGGAGCGCGTCGAGAACTGGCCGCAGGTCGCCCACCAGGCCGCGCACCAGCTGTGGAACGAGAGCGCGGCGCAGGGCGGCGTCCCCGACCTCGACCGCGCCGCCGCCCACCTTGCGCAGCAGGCCAGGCACTCGGTGGAGCTGGGGGAGGCGGGCCTCGGCCCGGTCACGCCGACGATCTACCGCTACGGCGACCTACGCCTCTCGCTCTTCTCCACGCTGTCGCACTTCAGCACCCCGCGCGACGCGATGCTGGAGGACTTCAAGCTGGAACTCTACTTCCCCGCCGATGCGGGCACGAAAGAGGCCCTGCACGCCTTCGCAGCGGCAGGGCCCGGGGTCGAGTCCGAGACAGAGCAAGACTGCAGACAGGGTAAGACTGGAGGCAGGGGCGAGAGGCTTACGCCGCCTTCTCAGCCGTGA